Proteins encoded in a region of the Armatimonadota bacterium genome:
- a CDS encoding arginine--tRNA ligase encodes MAKERVITLIEQALQRAKEAGELPITQLPEISVEPPRIKEFGDFATNVAMLLTRELKRAPREIAETIVKHLPDDRLVAKVEVASNGFINFTLHPQWLHGVLREIQRQGDAYGKWDVGQGKRVNVEFVSANPNGPITVAHGRGGAIGDVLANLLEAVGYQVTREFYVNDATNSLQMQHFARSLVVRYRQLLGEDIELPEDGYAGEYLVDIARELLEKEGAHLAEGDEEAVLERFRAYAEEAMKRQQQQDLADFGVVFDVWFSENSLHTSGQVEATIRELKERGYAYEHDGAIWLRSTAFGDDKDRVLVRNNGQPTYIAADAAYHKNKFDRGFDHLIDIWGPDHHGYIARTKAAVAALGYPVENFEVLIYQIVRLFKGGDLVRMSKRAGNVVTLRDVLDEVGKDAARFFFLMRSHDSPLDFDLELAKKESSENPVYYVQYAHARICSMLRVAAEQGWTVPLAAETDLSPLQHENEIALMKKLDEFPEEVLEAATGRAPHRLTRYSMEVADAFHKFYDTCRVVGEEEQVTRARLVLVDATRIVLKNVLGLLGVSAPERM; translated from the coding sequence GTGGCAAAGGAACGGGTCATCACGTTGATAGAACAGGCTTTGCAACGGGCGAAAGAAGCAGGCGAGCTGCCGATAACTCAGCTGCCCGAAATCTCAGTGGAGCCGCCTCGCATCAAGGAGTTCGGTGACTTCGCCACCAACGTGGCGATGTTGCTCACGCGCGAGCTCAAGCGCGCACCTCGTGAGATTGCGGAAACCATCGTCAAACATCTGCCGGACGACCGTCTGGTGGCGAAGGTGGAGGTGGCGAGCAACGGTTTCATCAACTTCACGCTGCATCCCCAGTGGCTGCACGGCGTATTGCGCGAGATTCAGCGGCAGGGCGACGCCTACGGCAAGTGGGATGTCGGACAGGGCAAGCGGGTGAACGTGGAGTTCGTGAGCGCAAACCCGAACGGACCCATTACCGTTGCGCATGGGCGAGGCGGTGCAATCGGCGACGTGCTGGCGAACCTGCTCGAAGCAGTGGGCTATCAAGTGACCCGCGAGTTCTACGTGAACGATGCCACCAACTCCCTGCAGATGCAACATTTTGCCCGCTCGTTGGTAGTGCGCTACAGACAGCTGCTCGGTGAGGACATCGAGCTGCCCGAAGACGGCTACGCAGGCGAGTATCTGGTCGACATCGCGCGTGAGCTGCTGGAGAAGGAAGGAGCGCACCTGGCAGAGGGGGACGAGGAGGCAGTGCTTGAACGGTTCCGCGCCTACGCGGAAGAGGCGATGAAACGCCAGCAACAGCAGGATTTAGCCGATTTCGGTGTGGTGTTTGACGTCTGGTTTAGCGAGAATAGCCTGCACACCAGCGGGCAGGTGGAAGCCACTATCCGCGAGCTGAAGGAGCGCGGCTACGCCTACGAACACGACGGTGCAATCTGGCTGCGCTCTACCGCTTTTGGCGACGATAAGGACCGTGTGCTGGTGCGCAATAATGGGCAGCCGACCTACATCGCCGCCGACGCCGCCTACCACAAGAACAAGTTTGACCGCGGTTTCGACCACCTGATAGACATCTGGGGTCCCGACCATCACGGCTACATTGCCCGCACGAAAGCGGCGGTAGCGGCGCTGGGCTATCCTGTTGAGAATTTCGAGGTGCTCATCTACCAGATTGTGCGCCTGTTCAAGGGCGGCGACCTGGTGCGCATGTCCAAGCGGGCAGGCAACGTGGTGACGCTGCGTGACGTGCTGGACGAGGTGGGCAAGGACGCGGCGCGCTTCTTCTTCCTGATGCGCTCGCACGACAGTCCGCTGGATTTCGACCTCGAGCTGGCGAAGAAGGAGAGCAGCGAGAACCCCGTGTACTACGTGCAGTACGCACACGCTCGAATCTGCAGTATGTTGCGCGTCGCCGCCGAGCAGGGATGGACGGTTCCCTTGGCTGCGGAAACAGACCTCTCACCGCTGCAACACGAAAACGAAATCGCGCTGATGAAGAAGCTAGACGAGTTCCCCGAAGAGGTGCTGGAGGCGGCGACCGGGCGTGCTCCCCATCGGCTCACGCGCTACAGCATGGAGGTCGCCGACGCCTTCCACAAGTTCTATGATACTTGCCGTGTGGTCGGGGAAGAGGAGCAGGTCACCCGCGCCCGTCTGGTGCTGGTAGATGCCACGCGCATCGTACTGAAGAACGTGCTGGGATTGCTGGGAGTGTCTGCACCGGAGAGGATGTAA
- the metF-2 gene encoding bifunctional homocysteine S-methyltransferase/methylenetetrahydrofolate reductase, whose amino-acid sequence MTRERLLQILQAGVLIADGAMGTMLQRLGVQAPYELANLVQPDAVRQVHRSYIEAGARLIETNTFGANCVKLATHGAGHLVREINLAAVRLAREAAGDLPVIVAGAVGPVGKPLAPIGQIAPQEAGKAFREQIAVLLEAGVDVILLETFTHLDELRIALEQLRALDSEIPVMAQKAFIEDGETLASGLPAQVAHTLEEWGVDVIGANCVVGPQRMVGIMQAMASATSLPLSAMPTPGLPQYQRGEVAFEAQPDYFAQYGEQFARIGVNIIGGCCGTTPAHIRAVAERLQGVKPRVRRAPAKVVESVKPEELPRTEPSQLAGKLGKKYVIAVELDLPRGLDVAKVLEGARSLKEHGVDAIDISDGARARLRMNPIAISHLIQEQVGIEVMMHFACRDRNLLAIQADLLGAHALGIRNILAVTGDPALIGDYPTATSVFDIDSVGLVRILRRFNEGVDLAGNSIGVRTAFTIAVAYNPLAYDQRAEDERLKRKAAEGAHLVYTQPIFDITVLERAVEAAGKVGLPLLVGVLPLRSSRHAEFMHHEVPGVQIPDAIRKRLAELDDADARKYGLDVAREFALRAHKMTQGIYLMPPFGNHKVAEAVIDVLTG is encoded by the coding sequence GTGACGCGAGAACGTTTGTTACAAATATTGCAGGCAGGCGTGCTCATTGCGGATGGCGCGATGGGCACAATGTTACAGCGCCTCGGTGTGCAGGCGCCGTATGAGCTGGCGAATCTGGTGCAGCCCGATGCGGTGCGTCAGGTTCACCGTTCGTATATCGAGGCGGGTGCACGGTTAATAGAGACCAATACCTTCGGCGCGAACTGCGTGAAGCTGGCGACGCACGGCGCAGGGCATCTGGTGCGGGAGATAAACCTGGCGGCGGTCAGGCTAGCGCGCGAGGCAGCGGGTGACCTGCCCGTGATCGTCGCTGGAGCGGTGGGACCGGTGGGCAAGCCGCTGGCTCCCATTGGGCAGATAGCGCCGCAGGAGGCGGGCAAGGCGTTCCGCGAGCAGATAGCAGTGCTGTTAGAAGCGGGCGTGGATGTTATCTTGCTGGAAACCTTCACCCACCTCGACGAACTGCGAATCGCTCTGGAGCAACTGCGTGCACTGGACAGCGAAATACCCGTCATGGCGCAGAAGGCTTTTATTGAGGATGGCGAGACGCTGGCTTCCGGTCTACCTGCGCAGGTAGCGCACACGCTGGAAGAGTGGGGCGTGGATGTCATCGGTGCGAACTGCGTGGTGGGTCCACAGCGCATGGTGGGTATCATGCAGGCGATGGCGTCTGCGACCAGCCTCCCTCTTTCGGCGATGCCTACGCCCGGCTTACCGCAGTATCAGCGTGGGGAGGTGGCTTTCGAAGCACAGCCCGATTACTTCGCCCAGTACGGCGAGCAGTTCGCGCGAATCGGCGTGAACATCATCGGTGGTTGCTGCGGTACTACGCCTGCGCATATCCGCGCGGTCGCGGAACGTCTGCAAGGGGTGAAACCGCGCGTTCGGCGTGCGCCGGCAAAGGTGGTAGAATCGGTCAAGCCCGAAGAGCTTCCGCGCACGGAGCCCTCGCAACTGGCGGGCAAGCTGGGCAAGAAGTACGTGATTGCAGTGGAGCTGGACCTGCCACGCGGGCTGGATGTGGCGAAGGTGCTGGAAGGGGCGCGTTCGTTGAAAGAGCACGGCGTGGATGCCATCGACATCTCGGACGGGGCGCGCGCTCGCCTGCGGATGAACCCTATCGCCATCTCGCATCTCATCCAGGAGCAGGTGGGTATCGAAGTGATGATGCACTTCGCCTGTCGCGACCGCAACCTGCTGGCGATACAGGCAGACCTGCTGGGCGCACACGCTTTGGGCATCCGCAATATCCTTGCGGTGACGGGCGACCCCGCGCTCATTGGCGACTACCCAACCGCGACCTCGGTATTTGATATCGACTCCGTTGGACTTGTGCGTATCCTGCGGCGCTTTAACGAGGGCGTAGACCTCGCGGGCAACAGCATCGGCGTGCGCACTGCGTTCACCATCGCTGTCGCCTACAATCCGCTCGCTTATGACCAGCGCGCAGAGGACGAACGCCTGAAGCGCAAGGCGGCGGAAGGGGCGCATCTGGTGTACACCCAGCCGATTTTCGATATCACGGTGCTGGAAAGGGCAGTAGAGGCAGCAGGCAAAGTGGGATTGCCGCTGCTGGTAGGCGTGTTGCCCCTGCGCAGTTCACGCCACGCAGAGTTCATGCATCACGAGGTTCCGGGCGTGCAGATACCTGATGCCATCCGCAAGCGACTGGCAGAGCTCGACGACGCGGATGCTCGCAAGTACGGTCTTGATGTGGCACGGGAGTTCGCCCTGCGAGCGCACAAGATGACACAGGGCATTTACCTGATGCCGCCTTTTGGTAACCACAAGGTGGCGGAAGCCGTCATAGATGTATTGACAGGGTAA
- the araD gene encoding L-ribulose-5-phosphate 4-epimerase: MRNALRNLRERVYEANMALVKHGLVILTWGNASEIDRKQGIFGIKPSGVPYENLRPEHIVLLDLEGKVVDGKLRPSSDTPTHLVLYQRFEEVGGIVHTHSRYATAWAQAMRPLPCFGTTHADAFYGAVPCTRPLTDEEIASDYERHTGLVIIETFQNLSLNPLDVPAVLVAQHAPFTWGKDAAKAVENAVTLEEVAAMALWTLVAQEAWQKLPPVSQSLLDKHFWRKHGEGAYYGQGSGI; this comes from the coding sequence ATGAGGAACGCCCTGCGCAATCTGCGAGAACGTGTGTACGAAGCCAACATGGCGCTGGTGAAACATGGGTTGGTCATCCTCACCTGGGGCAACGCCAGCGAGATAGACCGCAAGCAAGGCATCTTCGGTATAAAACCCAGCGGTGTGCCGTACGAGAACCTGCGCCCAGAGCATATCGTACTGCTAGACCTGGAAGGCAAGGTGGTGGATGGCAAACTGCGCCCCTCCTCCGACACTCCTACCCACCTGGTGCTATACCAGCGGTTCGAAGAGGTTGGCGGTATCGTGCACACCCATTCGCGCTACGCTACCGCGTGGGCGCAGGCGATGCGTCCACTGCCCTGCTTTGGCACCACGCACGCCGATGCCTTTTACGGCGCGGTACCTTGCACGCGTCCACTCACCGACGAGGAGATTGCCAGTGACTACGAGCGCCATACGGGTCTGGTGATTATAGAGACGTTCCAGAATCTGAGTTTGAACCCTCTCGACGTGCCCGCAGTGCTGGTGGCGCAACACGCACCCTTCACATGGGGCAAGGACGCGGCGAAGGCAGTGGAGAACGCAGTGACGCTGGAAGAGGTGGCGGCGATGGCTCTGTGGACGCTGGTCGCCCAAGAGGCGTGGCAGAAGCTACCTCCGGTCTCTCAGTCGCTGCTGGACAAACACTTCTGGCGCAAGCACGGCGAGGGGGCGTACTACGGACAGGGTTCAGGAATCTGA
- the ychF gene encoding ribosome-binding ATPase YchF codes for MKVSIIGLPQSGKTTLFHALLHGAHEGVVPGVAGAHHGTITVPDPRFDYLVNLYQPKKATPATVEFIDGAAHISTERHKPAFGTDFFQSIRQVDALVHVVDAFSGTIDPLQAARRVDEELLLADLMMVEGRIERLEKALRVRKDAMPERAEHELLVQVKELLEGETPLRLAQFTPDQEKMLRGFHLMTLKPMVVVANVDEAFLQSGERVSVLEAYCYEHGERFVQLCAEIEWEITQLSPEEEPEFLQAMGIEEPARLRVVREVYDALGLITFFTFNENEVRAWTLPRGSTALDAAGRIHSDMARGFIRAEVLSWAQMEQYGSWENAKHAGAIRLEHKEYTVQDGDVIFIRFKV; via the coding sequence ATGAAAGTAAGCATCATCGGCTTGCCACAGTCGGGCAAAACCACGCTGTTTCACGCGCTGCTACATGGAGCGCACGAGGGGGTGGTACCCGGTGTCGCCGGAGCACATCACGGCACTATCACCGTACCCGACCCGCGCTTTGACTACCTCGTGAACCTCTATCAGCCCAAGAAAGCGACCCCTGCCACCGTGGAGTTCATCGACGGCGCGGCGCATATCAGCACAGAACGCCACAAGCCAGCCTTCGGTACCGACTTCTTTCAAAGCATTCGACAGGTGGACGCTCTGGTGCATGTGGTAGACGCCTTCAGCGGCACGATAGACCCCTTACAGGCGGCGAGGCGTGTAGATGAGGAACTACTGCTGGCAGACCTAATGATGGTAGAAGGGCGCATAGAGAGGCTGGAAAAGGCCCTGCGCGTGCGTAAGGATGCCATGCCCGAACGCGCTGAGCATGAGCTTCTGGTGCAGGTGAAGGAATTGCTGGAAGGTGAAACCCCTTTGCGTCTAGCGCAATTTACTCCCGACCAAGAGAAAATGCTACGCGGCTTCCATCTGATGACGCTGAAGCCGATGGTGGTGGTGGCTAATGTAGACGAAGCGTTTCTGCAATCGGGCGAGCGTGTATCGGTTCTGGAAGCCTATTGCTACGAGCATGGTGAGCGGTTCGTGCAGCTGTGCGCAGAGATCGAATGGGAGATCACTCAGCTGTCGCCCGAGGAAGAGCCGGAGTTCCTGCAGGCGATGGGTATCGAGGAACCGGCTCGCCTGCGCGTAGTGCGCGAGGTGTACGATGCGCTGGGCTTGATTACCTTCTTCACCTTTAACGAGAACGAGGTGCGTGCGTGGACGCTACCACGGGGTTCCACTGCACTGGACGCCGCTGGACGTATTCACTCCGATATGGCGCGAGGGTTCATCCGGGCAGAGGTGCTTTCGTGGGCGCAAATGGAACAGTATGGCTCATGGGAGAACGCCAAACACGCCGGCGCCATCCGTCTGGAGCACAAGGAATACACAGTGCAGGATGGGGACGTGATTTTCATCCGGTTCAAGGTGTGA
- the smc gene encoding chromosome partition protein Smc, producing MILKSLSILGFKSFADRVRLDFGEGITAIVGPNGSGKSNIADAIQWVLGEQNVRTLRAENSTEVIFAGSARRKPLGMAEVSLTVDNSTGLLPIDFAEVTITRRLYRSGESEYLINKTPCRLKDILELFMDTGLGRATYAILTQNEVDIVLSAKPEDRRALFEEAAGIQKYRHRKREALRKLENTEANLTRVTDILAELEAQREPLRQQAEVAIRYHQLTSRLREIEIAALWAQVLESERAREQTQQEQQRLHRRLLEVNAQLAECDALSQKLGTQIADAEAELDTLRALQQASLTAYERAESRRALIEQRLQNNRDNLNRLQEELAENERRLADIQQQAQQWQERRLELQQRIEEVQQQQEVARERLRLAEHALQQAQQHYMERTQEVVRARAHLDGLRLRRTETEQTIQALQSRVQEAEQNLRAAEERVKAAQAQREKAVAAVKLAVREAQRCETELQQAQAELQRRQQEVQERSRENARLSARLQALLESEAAQEGLFGGVKAVLDAVSQGRLPGTYLLVADALQPQEPYVTAIEVALGASAQDIITATEEEARLAIEWLKQHARGRATFLPLNLLRPSDPAPSLLQCIREGLAIGFASELVQCAPELQIVAQYLLGRVLVASDFDSAVQIVRRYNGWSKVVTLEGELFLPGGAITGGKMPGRATGIVSRKAERARVESELRAGEEEEQRLRTRLQEAMLATETAQQRWREARKEQEQAQQRAMQAESALQSVVQEQAVVEQQLHSLQQEQTEQTNRLYALDNEILELEGHLLPDAGQAISPEEVSRYRQQRDGAAMQLQETEVTLGRLTEQQRALEHERESLAQLQRDLHHQAQSRKAHITELEAQIAQDEQALEQTLQELQRITRQREQIEKQFATQRDLRQNLLQQNLENSERLKELTLQQNALAQQAHELELTLARIEMQRTQAVTRLWDEYEVDVSRHAPPDLSQFTPENASEINRLRREIRQMGNVNTGAAEEYQRLTERYDFLQKQRTDLEAAREDLLQAIQEIDSSTRDLFLETFRAVQEAFQEVFARLFGGGKAELELTQPHNLLETGVEIVVQPPGKRRQNLSLLSGGERALVALALMFAFLQVKPSPFCVLDEVDAALDGANVEKFADMLRDYARHSQVIIITHNPVTMECADVWYGVTMQEQGVSRVISYRAPKEAMVAVS from the coding sequence ATGATTCTGAAGAGCCTCAGCATACTCGGTTTCAAGAGCTTCGCCGACAGGGTGCGCCTTGATTTCGGCGAAGGCATCACCGCTATTGTCGGTCCCAACGGCAGCGGCAAATCCAACATCGCCGATGCCATCCAGTGGGTGCTCGGTGAGCAGAACGTGCGTACCCTGCGGGCGGAGAACAGCACCGAGGTCATCTTCGCAGGCAGCGCACGGCGCAAGCCGCTGGGCATGGCGGAGGTGAGCTTGACAGTAGACAACAGCACAGGTCTGCTACCGATAGACTTCGCGGAGGTAACCATCACCCGCCGCCTGTACCGTTCCGGCGAGAGCGAATACCTTATCAACAAAACCCCCTGTCGCCTGAAGGACATTCTGGAGCTGTTCATGGATACCGGTCTGGGGCGTGCCACCTATGCCATCCTCACCCAAAACGAGGTGGACATCGTGCTGTCCGCCAAACCCGAGGATCGTCGTGCGCTGTTCGAAGAGGCGGCAGGCATCCAGAAGTACCGTCATCGCAAACGCGAGGCACTGCGCAAGCTGGAGAACACCGAGGCGAACCTTACCCGCGTAACCGACATTCTGGCGGAGCTGGAGGCGCAGCGCGAGCCTCTACGCCAGCAAGCAGAGGTGGCTATTCGCTATCACCAGCTGACCAGCCGTCTACGCGAGATTGAGATCGCTGCGTTGTGGGCACAAGTGCTGGAGAGCGAACGAGCCCGCGAGCAAACCCAACAAGAGCAACAGAGGCTACACCGACGCCTGCTGGAAGTGAACGCACAGCTGGCGGAATGTGACGCGCTATCCCAAAAGCTGGGCACACAGATAGCCGACGCCGAAGCGGAGCTGGACACGCTGCGCGCCCTGCAACAGGCATCTCTTACCGCCTACGAACGCGCCGAGAGCCGTCGTGCGCTCATCGAGCAACGTCTGCAAAACAACAGAGATAACCTGAACCGCCTGCAGGAAGAGCTGGCGGAAAACGAGCGCAGACTCGCAGACATTCAACAACAGGCACAACAATGGCAAGAGCGTCGGCTGGAACTGCAACAGCGCATCGAAGAGGTGCAGCAACAGCAAGAGGTGGCACGTGAACGGTTGAGGTTGGCTGAACACGCACTGCAACAGGCGCAACAGCACTATATGGAGCGTACGCAGGAAGTGGTGCGGGCGCGAGCGCATCTGGACGGGTTGCGCCTGCGTCGTACCGAAACGGAGCAAACCATTCAGGCTCTACAGAGTCGAGTTCAAGAAGCCGAGCAGAACCTGCGAGCAGCGGAGGAGCGCGTCAAAGCAGCGCAGGCTCAAAGGGAGAAGGCGGTTGCCGCAGTAAAACTGGCTGTGCGTGAAGCGCAGCGGTGTGAAACCGAATTGCAGCAGGCGCAGGCAGAGCTTCAGCGCAGACAACAAGAGGTGCAGGAGCGATCCCGGGAGAACGCCCGCCTGAGCGCACGCCTGCAGGCGTTGCTGGAAAGTGAAGCCGCGCAGGAAGGGCTTTTCGGCGGGGTAAAAGCAGTGTTGGATGCCGTTTCTCAAGGGCGATTGCCGGGCACGTACCTTCTGGTCGCGGACGCTCTGCAGCCGCAGGAACCTTACGTCACCGCCATCGAGGTCGCACTGGGTGCAAGCGCACAGGATATTATCACCGCCACCGAAGAGGAAGCGCGTCTTGCCATCGAGTGGCTGAAACAGCACGCACGCGGGCGAGCCACTTTCCTGCCCTTAAACCTGCTACGCCCTTCGGACCCCGCGCCATCCCTGCTGCAGTGCATCCGCGAAGGGCTGGCTATTGGCTTCGCCAGCGAGCTGGTGCAGTGTGCGCCGGAACTGCAAATCGTGGCTCAGTATCTGCTGGGGCGTGTGCTGGTCGCGTCAGATTTTGACAGCGCGGTACAGATAGTGCGTCGCTATAACGGCTGGAGCAAGGTGGTTACTCTGGAGGGCGAGCTGTTCCTGCCGGGCGGCGCGATTACTGGCGGCAAAATGCCGGGCAGGGCGACCGGCATCGTTTCGCGCAAGGCGGAGCGAGCGCGTGTGGAAAGCGAACTGCGTGCCGGCGAGGAGGAAGAGCAACGCCTTCGCACGCGGTTGCAGGAGGCGATGCTGGCAACCGAAACCGCACAGCAACGCTGGCGCGAAGCGCGAAAAGAGCAGGAGCAGGCGCAGCAACGAGCTATGCAAGCCGAATCCGCCCTGCAGTCGGTCGTGCAGGAACAGGCGGTCGTCGAGCAGCAGCTACACTCGCTGCAACAAGAGCAGACCGAACAAACGAACAGGCTTTACGCACTGGACAACGAGATACTGGAGCTGGAGGGACACTTACTGCCCGATGCAGGGCAGGCGATTTCTCCCGAAGAGGTCAGCCGTTACCGCCAGCAGCGCGACGGAGCAGCGATGCAGTTGCAAGAGACGGAGGTGACGCTGGGGCGGCTGACGGAGCAACAGCGCGCCCTTGAACACGAACGCGAGTCGTTGGCTCAGCTCCAGCGCGACCTGCACCATCAGGCGCAGAGCCGCAAAGCACACATCACAGAGCTGGAGGCACAAATCGCACAGGACGAGCAAGCGCTGGAGCAAACCCTTCAGGAACTGCAGCGTATCACCCGACAGCGCGAGCAGATTGAGAAGCAATTTGCTACCCAGCGCGACCTGCGACAGAACCTGCTACAACAGAACCTGGAGAACAGCGAGCGGCTGAAAGAGCTGACCCTTCAGCAGAATGCCCTGGCACAACAGGCGCATGAGCTGGAGCTCACACTGGCGCGAATTGAGATGCAGCGCACGCAAGCGGTCACCCGCTTGTGGGATGAGTACGAGGTGGACGTTTCGCGACATGCACCTCCTGACCTTTCGCAGTTTACCCCCGAAAACGCTTCCGAAATCAACCGCCTGCGCCGGGAGATCCGGCAAATGGGCAATGTCAATACTGGTGCGGCGGAGGAGTATCAGCGCCTCACCGAGCGATATGATTTCCTGCAAAAACAGCGTACCGACCTCGAAGCGGCGCGGGAAGACCTCTTGCAAGCCATTCAGGAGATAGACTCCAGCACGCGCGACCTGTTCTTGGAGACGTTTCGCGCAGTGCAGGAGGCTTTCCAAGAGGTGTTTGCACGCCTGTTCGGAGGCGGTAAAGCGGAGCTGGAACTTACGCAACCGCACAATCTGCTGGAGACAGGTGTGGAGATTGTCGTGCAGCCTCCGGGCAAGCGTCGACAGAACCTGTCCCTGCTCTCCGGCGGCGAGCGTGCACTGGTAGCGCTTGCGCTGATGTTCGCTTTCCTGCAAGTGAAGCCCAGCCCCTTCTGCGTGCTGGACGAAGTGGACGCCGCGCTGGACGGCGCGAACGTGGAGAAGTTCGCTGATATGCTGCGCGATTACGCCCGCCACTCACAAGTCATTATCATCACCCACAACCCGGTGACAATGGAGTGCGCCGACGTGTGGTACGGCGTCACTATGCAGGAGCAGGGCGTCTCGCGTGTTATCTCCTACCGTGCCCCCAAAGAGGCGATGGTTGCGGTGAGCTAG
- a CDS encoding alpha-ribazole phosphatase: protein MRFQGQTDVELNARGVEQAEAIAHRLREEPLQAIYSSDLRRAMQTAQSIARYHGLCPIVDTDLRELSYGVWEGMSREEILASEWAELFEKYRKDSLRYRPPGAEYPEQILERSRRVLQRIRQKHREGTVCIVGHGGSLRALVCVALSAPLETFRHIRLDNASLSAIEYRDDWMWVSLINDTCHLRQEKTQPVI, encoded by the coding sequence ATGCGTTTTCAGGGGCAGACGGATGTAGAGCTGAACGCACGGGGTGTGGAACAGGCGGAAGCGATTGCCCATCGGCTGCGGGAGGAGCCTCTACAAGCCATCTACAGTAGCGACCTGCGCCGAGCGATGCAGACCGCGCAAAGTATCGCTCGCTACCACGGCCTGTGCCCCATTGTGGATACTGACCTGCGCGAACTCTCGTATGGCGTCTGGGAAGGCATGAGCAGGGAGGAAATCCTTGCCAGTGAGTGGGCAGAGCTGTTCGAGAAGTACCGAAAAGACTCCCTGCGCTATCGCCCGCCCGGCGCGGAGTATCCTGAGCAGATTTTGGAACGCTCACGTCGAGTGTTGCAACGCATCCGCCAGAAGCATCGCGAGGGCACGGTGTGCATCGTCGGGCACGGAGGGAGCCTGCGTGCGCTGGTTTGCGTGGCGTTATCCGCCCCGCTGGAGACGTTTCGGCATATTCGTCTGGACAATGCCTCGCTGAGCGCGATAGAATACCGTGACGATTGGATGTGGGTTTCGCTCATCAACGATACCTGCCATCTGAGGCAGGAGAAGACACAACCTGTGATTTGA
- the gltX gene encoding glutamate--tRNA ligase, with amino-acid sequence MQHNQQRQTVRVRFAPSPTGSPHIGNIRTALFTWLFARKHGGVFILRIEDTDRARYVEGSVQEIMDSLRWLGLDWDEGPYFQSQRLPLYREVAERLVETGHAYRCYCTPERLEELRRQQEAAKQPTGYDRKCRYLSDEERAKIEAEGTPYVIRFAMPLEGETVFHDEIRGEIRFENALIDDFVMLKSDGYPTYHLASVTDDHYMGITHVIRGEEWISSTPRHVQMYLALGWEMPKFAHLPMILGTDRKKLSKRHGSVQFVEYIQQGYLPEAMFNFLALLGWSADEDRELYSREELIERFDLSGVQENPAIFDGQKLLWMNGVYIRRKPIEELTQLCLPYLQEAGLMPQNPSPEQIQYAQRVIALEAERMKLLSEVVPLTEYFFRDTLDYEEKGVRKWFTQPYVSQMLEMLIERYTALEPFDLQHIEATTRAVAEELGVSAAQVIHPTRVAVSGRTVGPGLFEMIQVMGKERVLQRLRTAQEMVRKVV; translated from the coding sequence ATGCAGCACAATCAGCAGCGGCAAACCGTTCGCGTGCGCTTTGCACCCAGTCCGACGGGTTCACCACATATCGGCAACATCCGTACTGCGCTGTTCACGTGGCTCTTTGCACGAAAGCACGGTGGCGTGTTTATCCTGCGTATCGAGGATACCGACCGCGCTCGCTACGTAGAAGGTTCGGTGCAGGAGATAATGGATAGCCTGCGCTGGCTGGGGCTGGACTGGGACGAAGGTCCCTACTTCCAGTCACAGCGTCTACCGCTGTATCGCGAGGTGGCAGAGAGGCTGGTGGAAACGGGACATGCTTACCGTTGCTACTGCACCCCAGAGCGTCTGGAGGAGCTGCGCCGCCAGCAGGAGGCAGCGAAACAACCCACTGGCTATGACCGAAAATGCCGTTACCTCTCCGACGAGGAGCGGGCGAAGATAGAGGCAGAGGGTACACCCTACGTCATCCGCTTCGCGATGCCGCTGGAAGGTGAGACGGTCTTCCACGACGAGATTCGGGGCGAAATCCGCTTCGAGAACGCACTGATAGACGACTTCGTAATGCTCAAGTCTGACGGCTATCCCACCTACCACCTTGCCAGTGTCACCGATGACCACTATATGGGCATCACACACGTTATCCGCGGTGAGGAGTGGATTTCCAGCACCCCGCGCCACGTGCAGATGTACCTTGCGCTGGGCTGGGAAATGCCAAAGTTCGCCCACCTGCCGATGATTCTGGGCACCGACCGCAAGAAGCTCTCCAAACGGCACGGCTCTGTGCAGTTTGTGGAGTATATCCAGCAGGGCTATCTGCCAGAGGCGATGTTCAACTTCCTTGCCCTGCTGGGCTGGAGCGCGGATGAAGACCGTGAACTGTACTCGCGCGAGGAGTTGATAGAACGATTTGACCTCTCTGGCGTGCAGGAGAACCCCGCCATCTTCGACGGGCAGAAGCTGCTGTGGATGAACGGCGTATACATCCGACGCAAGCCGATAGAGGAGCTAACGCAGTTGTGTCTGCCATACCTGCAGGAGGCAGGGCTGATGCCCCAGAACCCTTCGCCAGAGCAGATACAGTATGCCCAGCGGGTGATTGCGTTAGAGGCAGAGCGGATGAAACTGCTGTCGGAAGTGGTGCCGCTGACCGAGTACTTCTTCCGCGACACGCTGGATTACGAGGAGAAAGGCGTGCGCAAATGGTTCACCCAGCCATATGTGTCGCAGATGCTGGAGATGCTTATCGAACGCTACACCGCGCTCGAGCCGTTCGACCTGCAGCATATCGAGGCGACCACCCGCGCCGTTGCCGAGGAGCTGGGCGTGAGCGCTGCGCAGGTGATTCACCCCACGCGCGTGGCGGTGAGCGGACGCACGGTAGGCCCGGGGCTGTTCGAGATGATCCAAGTGATGGGCAAGGAACGCGTACTGCAAAGGCTCCGCACAGCGCAGGAGATGGTTCGGAAGGTGGTGTAA